A single window of Tumebacillus sp. BK434 DNA harbors:
- a CDS encoding DUF1648 domain-containing protein produces MKKHILPFLIILISIGASIWVYPQLPDQIPTHWGVNGEPDDYSSKLTGIWLAPVLMIIVYAVLQLMPKIDPKRANYPRFASSLYLVNNLLMLFFLGIQAVVISNWLGYDFNIARFVPGLIGLLFLLLGNYMPRFQQNYYFGIKTPWTLSSPEVWRKTHIFAGRVFVITGALLLLSLFLPAAWMFPFLLILVLGSSLLILVSSYYFHKKQGNVR; encoded by the coding sequence ATGAAAAAACACATTCTTCCGTTTCTGATCATCCTCATCTCCATCGGAGCAAGCATCTGGGTCTACCCGCAGCTGCCCGACCAGATTCCCACGCACTGGGGAGTGAATGGAGAACCGGACGACTACTCCTCCAAATTGACCGGCATCTGGCTGGCTCCGGTGCTCATGATCATCGTCTATGCCGTGCTCCAACTGATGCCGAAGATCGACCCCAAACGCGCCAACTACCCGCGTTTCGCTTCGAGCCTGTACCTCGTCAACAACTTGCTGATGCTCTTCTTCCTCGGCATCCAAGCGGTCGTGATCTCCAACTGGCTCGGCTACGACTTCAACATAGCGCGCTTTGTCCCGGGGCTGATCGGCCTGCTGTTCCTGCTCCTCGGCAACTATATGCCGCGCTTCCAGCAGAACTATTATTTTGGCATCAAAACGCCGTGGACCCTGTCCAGCCCGGAAGTCTGGCGCAAGACCCATATCTTCGCCGGCCGCGTGTTTGTCATCACCGGGGCGCTGCTTTTGCTCAGCCTGTTCCTGCCCGCTGCGTGGATGTTCCCGTTCCTGCTGATCCTCGTCCTCGGCAGCTCGCTGCTGATCTTGGTCAGCTCCTATTACTTCCATAAAAAACAAGGCAATGTACGATAA
- a CDS encoding autorepressor SdpR family transcription factor — MTLNQAFKALSDPTRRKILDLLKERDMTAGEIADQFRMTKPSISHHLSLLKQADLVWDERQGQHIYYSLNTTVFQDLLKWVLQFSADKD; from the coding sequence TTGACTTTAAACCAAGCTTTCAAGGCTCTGTCCGATCCGACCCGCCGCAAGATCCTCGATCTGCTCAAAGAGCGGGACATGACGGCCGGCGAGATCGCCGACCAGTTTCGGATGACCAAACCGAGCATCTCCCACCACCTCAGCCTGCTCAAACAGGCCGACCTCGTCTGGGATGAGCGCCAAGGCCAGCATATCTACTACTCCTTGAATACCACCGTCTTCCAAGACCTGCTCAAATGGGTTCTCCAATTTTCTGCAGACAAGGACTGA
- a CDS encoding DUF3231 family protein — MAHTHVKLTSAEISLLWGSYISDSMTRQMFDYFLGNVEDPDVQQLLQQAHTHCEEDMCAVAALFREEGIPEPLGFTAADARRDAPRLYSDVTLLFFLKNRTMIVQTLNAMSASLSAREDVREFFSERLLRFNEMNNRQISMMLEKGVYTRPPFVTLPEKVDMVKDDSFLSGIWDKRPLLAQEAANLFLNQEINALGATVLKGYLQTAQDKDVRKYLERGYELAMKFASLFADELRQAGVVFAVNPYFEVTNSNVPPFSDKLMLAHVDALNTAGISNYGVGLSSSMRRDLVSMYTKCIAQTLEFASDGAQLVIEKGWLEQPPQV, encoded by the coding sequence ATGGCACATACTCATGTAAAACTCACTTCGGCTGAAATTTCGCTCTTATGGGGCAGTTACATAAGCGACAGCATGACCAGGCAGATGTTTGATTATTTTCTGGGGAATGTGGAAGACCCGGATGTGCAACAGCTTCTGCAACAGGCGCACACCCATTGTGAGGAAGATATGTGCGCGGTGGCAGCCCTTTTTCGCGAGGAAGGGATTCCGGAGCCGTTGGGGTTTACCGCAGCGGATGCACGCCGGGATGCGCCGCGGCTGTATTCGGATGTCACGCTGCTGTTCTTTTTGAAAAACAGGACGATGATCGTGCAGACGCTCAACGCGATGTCCGCCTCGCTGTCAGCCAGGGAAGATGTTCGGGAGTTCTTTTCGGAGCGGCTGCTGCGGTTCAATGAGATGAACAACCGGCAGATTTCGATGATGCTGGAAAAAGGTGTCTATACGCGCCCGCCGTTCGTCACGTTGCCGGAAAAGGTGGACATGGTGAAGGATGACAGCTTCTTGAGCGGCATCTGGGACAAGCGCCCGCTGCTCGCTCAGGAGGCTGCGAATCTGTTTTTGAATCAGGAGATCAATGCGCTGGGCGCAACGGTGCTGAAAGGGTATCTCCAGACCGCACAGGACAAGGACGTGCGCAAGTATCTGGAGCGCGGGTATGAGCTGGCGATGAAGTTTGCCTCGTTGTTTGCTGATGAACTGCGGCAGGCAGGAGTGGTCTTTGCGGTCAACCCTTATTTTGAAGTCACCAACTCAAACGTGCCGCCGTTTTCAGACAAGCTGATGCTCGCTCATGTGGACGCGCTGAACACGGCCGGGATCAGCAATTACGGGGTCGGGCTGTCGTCTTCGATGCGGCGGGACTTGGTGTCGATGTACACGAAATGCATCGCTCAGACGCTGGAGTTCGCTTCGGACGGTGCACAGCTGGTGATCGAAAAAGGCTGGCTGGAGCAGCCGCCGCAAGTGTGA
- a CDS encoding GIY-YIG nuclease family protein: MEEMKRGYRHRAADSEYVCLICGETFEEGLIYPSDGRLYEAGKYAGVHVEREHGSVFEFLLGLGKKLTGLTDLQRKLLHYFYYGYTDSEIVDAMDGGSTSTIRNHRFSLREKEKQAKVFLAIMAAIDGKSQKERKAELMSRERRAKLKQEYLNTPKKMGIFQIRNLVNGKIFLGSSPNLPGKENSVLFQLRMGSHYNKALQQEYQEFGADNFVFETVAEIKHREEATQEEYKQELEDLLELWMEELQPYGDRGYHKK, encoded by the coding sequence GTGGAAGAGATGAAGCGGGGGTACAGGCACCGGGCGGCAGACAGCGAATACGTGTGCCTGATCTGCGGGGAGACGTTTGAGGAAGGCTTGATCTACCCGTCTGACGGGCGGCTGTACGAAGCGGGCAAATACGCCGGGGTGCATGTGGAGCGGGAGCATGGGTCGGTGTTTGAATTTCTGCTGGGACTTGGCAAGAAACTGACCGGCCTCACCGACTTGCAACGCAAGCTCCTGCACTATTTCTACTATGGCTACACCGACAGCGAGATTGTGGACGCGATGGATGGCGGGAGCACGTCGACGATTCGCAATCACCGCTTCTCGCTGCGGGAGAAAGAAAAACAGGCCAAAGTCTTTCTGGCCATCATGGCCGCGATTGACGGCAAATCGCAAAAAGAGAGGAAGGCGGAGCTGATGTCTCGGGAACGTCGCGCGAAATTGAAACAGGAATATTTGAACACACCGAAAAAGATGGGGATCTTCCAGATTCGCAATCTGGTCAACGGGAAAATTTTTCTCGGCAGCTCGCCGAACTTGCCCGGCAAGGAGAACTCGGTGCTGTTCCAGTTGCGCATGGGCAGCCATTACAACAAAGCCCTGCAGCAGGAATACCAAGAGTTTGGCGCGGACAATTTTGTCTTCGAAACGGTGGCTGAGATCAAACACCGCGAGGAGGCGACGCAGGAAGAGTATAAGCAGGAACTTGAAGACTTGCTGGAACTGTGGATGGAAGAACTCCAGCCGTACGGGGATCGCGGGTATCATAAAAAGTAA
- a CDS encoding cation diffusion facilitator family transporter — MQLSARSEKLIRYGMILTFIVFLIKIIGGYMTGSLALISDGWHLAGDLVTLALSWWGLKQSVKPATRKQSFGMYRAEIVTAFMANLLLVGVGVYIVIEAVQAFFHPVAVQGGWVFGLTAVGLVIYTALTWLLGQEKDNMNAKSAWLHFLGDALASVAILIGAAVIYFTGWYWVDAILGGLVGVVIMAGAAKMAWEGAHILLEFAPQHIEPEEVERELLAIEDVTAVTDLHLWSLTPTQHFMSVHLAVAVERISEGELVIRKAQQMMLERFGVHHVTVQLETGSCRTCFHTVVEMNGHCVACPEMRDELIVMQ, encoded by the coding sequence ATGCAGCTGTCGGCAAGATCGGAGAAGTTGATTCGGTACGGAATGATTCTGACATTTATCGTGTTTTTGATTAAGATCATCGGGGGTTATATGACCGGCTCATTGGCCTTGATTTCGGACGGATGGCATCTGGCCGGGGATCTGGTCACACTTGCGCTGTCGTGGTGGGGGCTGAAGCAGTCGGTGAAGCCGGCGACCCGCAAGCAGTCGTTTGGCATGTATCGGGCGGAGATTGTGACGGCGTTTATGGCCAACCTGCTCTTGGTCGGTGTCGGAGTCTATATTGTGATCGAAGCGGTGCAGGCGTTCTTTCATCCGGTCGCGGTGCAAGGCGGCTGGGTGTTTGGGCTGACGGCGGTCGGGTTGGTGATCTATACGGCGCTGACCTGGCTGCTCGGTCAGGAGAAGGACAATATGAATGCGAAGTCGGCTTGGCTGCACTTTTTGGGCGATGCATTGGCTTCGGTGGCGATTCTGATCGGTGCGGCGGTGATCTATTTTACCGGCTGGTATTGGGTGGACGCCATTTTGGGCGGTCTGGTCGGCGTGGTGATCATGGCCGGAGCGGCGAAGATGGCGTGGGAAGGGGCTCATATTTTGCTGGAGTTCGCTCCGCAGCACATCGAACCGGAAGAGGTGGAACGGGAGCTGCTGGCGATTGAGGACGTGACGGCGGTGACCGACCTGCATCTGTGGAGCTTGACGCCGACGCAGCATTTTATGAGCGTGCATTTGGCGGTCGCTGTGGAAAGGATTTCCGAAGGGGAACTGGTGATCCGCAAGGCGCAGCAGATGATGCTGGAAAGGTTTGGCGTGCATCATGTGACGGTGCAGTTGGAGACGGGGTCTTGCCGAACTTGTTTCCATACGGTGGTGGAGATGAACGGGCACTGTGTGGCTTGTCCGGAGATGCGCGATGAATTGATTGTGATGCAGTAA